From one Pseudomonas sp. B21-048 genomic stretch:
- a CDS encoding protein DnrP, with protein MSAMPVCLYCQHANPPQEIECRQCSMPLPALAAHAAQRRLRRFKWFCIGLTIFCVTMFFWLPRSIS; from the coding sequence GTGAGTGCCATGCCCGTCTGCCTGTATTGCCAACACGCCAACCCACCACAAGAAATCGAGTGCCGCCAATGCAGCATGCCTCTGCCGGCATTGGCCGCACATGCAGCGCAACGTCGGTTGCGCCGATTCAAGTGGTTCTGCATCGGCCTGACAATCTTCTGCGTGACGATGTTTTTCTGGCTGCCGCGCAGCATCAGCTGA
- a CDS encoding CopD family copper resistance protein, translating into MYPFLLVTHLLAAIAFIGTLFFEVVIWHRARQQLADTAQSTADQAIAVRSRKVLHGVVLLLYGAGIGLAWQYRGALSQPLSSSFGTLLSLKIILALSIIGHYLLLAYWLTHARLTATRASWIRRSILGHMVLIVILAKAMFYWHG; encoded by the coding sequence ATGTATCCCTTTTTACTGGTCACGCATTTGCTGGCGGCGATTGCCTTCATCGGCACGCTGTTTTTCGAGGTGGTTATCTGGCATCGCGCCCGTCAGCAGTTGGCGGATACCGCGCAATCCACGGCGGATCAGGCGATTGCCGTGCGCTCGCGCAAGGTGCTGCATGGCGTGGTGTTGCTGTTGTATGGCGCCGGCATCGGCCTGGCGTGGCAGTACCGGGGCGCATTGAGTCAGCCGCTGAGCAGCAGCTTTGGTACGTTGCTGAGCCTGAAGATCATCCTGGCCCTGAGCATCATTGGTCATTACTTGCTGCTGGCCTATTGGCTGACCCATGCGCGCCTGACCGCGACGCGTGCCAGCTGGATTCGCCGCAGCATCCTCGGGCACATGGTGTTGATCGTGATCCTGGCCAAGGCCATGTTCTATTGGCATGGCTGA
- a CDS encoding nitric oxide reductase activation protein NorD has protein sequence MAFTVELEEWVGSVWHRFITRRASPDFPEARVELASQQRPLALLFRAMGGANGIGVEAASDRDLLLRRNVLQQIAGTCKQVPLAWCDASNLRLPSSLAVFPEVALNEELYRWLALLAAQAGPMRHWGRDNQRWTQQLLRRYPALRTRYKRLVDAHLQLRPDPASLNASEAALERALCQALREPGSVEHFPRSERAAWPLPLWLYPPQNLASPQAADLGDESEESLTTPPGEQKSGRKRATRIDEGSRDGGLLIVRLENLFSWTEHVDLDRWSDDSEDPDAARVADDLDELTLSRTRLRKGGGLKLHLDLPPADVDDIPLGEGIKLPEWDYRKQQMQDSFVNLQMMVPRDCEAQPLPLRLKASAHRLRRQFEHLRNDRQWLRQQPQGSELDMQAWLDFHVEREHGQCAERGLFMEQRQTRRDLACLLLADVSMSTDAHLNDEHRVIDVIRDSLLLFGETLSVLGDDFALYGFSSLRRQQVRLQELKAFTQRYDDNTRGRILGLKPGYYTRMGAAIRQATQLLGNSKRRSKLLLLLTDGKPNDLDLYEGRYGVEDTREAVLEARRQGLTPFCITIDREAGDYLPYMFGANGYTLIRQPEQLPLRLPQLYRQLTQP, from the coding sequence ATGGCGTTTACCGTCGAACTGGAAGAGTGGGTAGGCAGTGTCTGGCATCGTTTCATCACCCGGCGTGCCAGCCCGGACTTCCCTGAAGCACGGGTTGAACTGGCCAGTCAGCAACGCCCGCTGGCGCTGTTGTTTCGTGCCATGGGCGGCGCCAATGGCATCGGTGTGGAAGCCGCCAGCGACCGCGATCTGCTGCTGCGCCGAAACGTGTTGCAGCAGATCGCCGGCACCTGCAAACAAGTGCCGTTGGCGTGGTGTGACGCGAGTAATCTGCGGCTGCCATCGAGCCTGGCGGTCTTCCCTGAAGTCGCACTGAATGAGGAACTCTATCGCTGGCTCGCGTTGCTGGCGGCACAGGCCGGGCCGATGCGTCACTGGGGGCGGGACAATCAACGCTGGACGCAACAGTTGTTGCGACGCTATCCCGCGCTGCGTACTCGCTATAAACGTCTGGTCGATGCCCATCTGCAATTGCGCCCCGATCCGGCTTCGCTGAATGCCAGCGAAGCCGCACTGGAACGGGCGCTATGCCAGGCGCTGCGCGAACCGGGCAGTGTCGAACATTTTCCTCGCAGCGAACGGGCCGCGTGGCCGCTACCGCTGTGGTTGTACCCGCCACAAAACCTCGCCAGCCCGCAGGCTGCAGATCTGGGCGATGAATCCGAAGAGTCTTTGACCACGCCACCCGGCGAACAGAAAAGCGGGCGTAAACGCGCGACGCGGATCGATGAAGGCAGCCGCGACGGCGGGTTGTTAATCGTGCGCCTGGAGAACCTGTTCAGCTGGACCGAACACGTGGACCTTGATCGCTGGTCGGACGACAGCGAAGACCCGGACGCCGCCCGAGTCGCCGATGACCTGGATGAACTGACGCTGTCGCGCACCCGTCTGCGCAAGGGCGGTGGTCTGAAGCTGCACCTGGATTTGCCACCGGCCGATGTCGACGATATTCCCCTCGGCGAGGGCATTAAGTTGCCGGAGTGGGACTACCGCAAACAACAAATGCAGGACAGTTTCGTCAATCTGCAAATGATGGTGCCCCGCGACTGTGAGGCACAACCGTTGCCATTGCGTTTGAAGGCCTCGGCGCACCGCTTGCGGCGCCAGTTCGAGCATCTGCGTAATGATCGTCAATGGTTACGCCAGCAACCCCAGGGCTCTGAGCTGGACATGCAGGCCTGGCTGGATTTTCACGTTGAACGCGAGCATGGCCAGTGTGCCGAACGTGGTCTGTTCATGGAGCAACGACAGACCCGCCGCGACCTGGCGTGCCTGTTGCTGGCCGACGTATCGATGTCCACCGACGCCCACCTGAACGATGAGCACCGCGTCATCGACGTCATCCGCGACAGCCTGCTGCTGTTCGGCGAAACCCTGTCGGTGCTGGGTGATGATTTTGCCCTGTACGGGTTTTCCTCGCTGCGCCGTCAGCAAGTGCGCCTGCAGGAACTCAAGGCGTTCACCCAGCGTTATGACGACAATACTCGAGGCCGCATTCTAGGGCTCAAACCGGGGTATTACACGCGCATGGGCGCCGCCATTCGCCAGGCCACGCAATTGCTGGGCAACAGCAAGCGGCGCAGCAAACTGTTGCTGCTGCTCACGGATGGCAAACCCAATGATCTGGATTTGTATGAGGGACGCTACGGTGTTGAAGACACCCGCGAGGCGGTGCTGGAGGCGCGGCGTCAGGGGCTGACGCCGTTCTGCATCACGATCGATCGCGAGGCCGGGGATTACCTGCCGTACATGTTTGGCGCCAATGGCTACACCTTGATCCGTCAGCCTGAGCAGTTACCTCTGCGCTTGCCGCAGTTGTACCGCCAGCTGACTCAACCTTGA
- a CDS encoding NnrS family protein, translating to MQVLDRRKAMAIAPLLRLAFRPFFLAGCLLAVLAIPLWLTAFSGSMSDWQPAGGWLGWHRHELLFGFGLAMIAGFLLTAVQTWTARPGLSGKPLAALALLWLLARVAWLANAPWPLLAVLEMAFPLAVAVLMGFTLWKVRQKRNYPIVVVLLLLAVADGLSLYGLVEGHEGWQRQGVLTGIWLVAAMMGLIGGRVIPFFTQRGLGRVEGVAAWPWLDRLLLVGSPLVALLYAAGPALNPNVWVGLLFAMLAAGHLVRLVRWHDRALWHVPLLWSLHLAYGWLAVACLGMALWHFGAPINPSLAVHCLTIGAMGGLVLAMIARVSLGHTGRALEPPSGMTLAFILLNLACLSRVVLIEFFPLPALWLAGLCWALAFALYAWRYGPMLLRTRVDGHPG from the coding sequence ATGCAAGTGCTTGACCGCCGTAAAGCGATGGCAATCGCGCCGCTGTTACGGCTGGCCTTTCGGCCGTTTTTCCTCGCCGGCTGCCTGTTGGCGGTGCTGGCCATTCCGCTCTGGCTGACCGCCTTCAGCGGTTCGATGTCCGACTGGCAGCCGGCAGGCGGTTGGCTGGGCTGGCATCGGCATGAATTATTGTTCGGGTTCGGCTTGGCGATGATCGCGGGCTTTCTGCTGACGGCGGTGCAGACCTGGACCGCTCGCCCCGGCCTCAGCGGCAAACCGTTGGCCGCTTTGGCGTTGCTGTGGTTATTGGCGCGGGTGGCCTGGCTGGCCAATGCGCCGTGGCCGTTGCTTGCGGTGCTGGAAATGGCGTTCCCGTTGGCGGTGGCGGTGCTCATGGGATTCACCCTGTGGAAGGTGCGGCAGAAACGTAACTACCCGATTGTGGTGGTTCTGTTGTTATTGGCCGTGGCCGACGGGTTGTCCCTGTACGGCCTGGTCGAGGGGCATGAAGGTTGGCAGCGCCAAGGCGTGCTGACCGGCATTTGGCTGGTGGCGGCGATGATGGGGTTGATCGGCGGGCGGGTGATTCCGTTCTTCACCCAGCGTGGCCTTGGTCGGGTTGAAGGCGTTGCCGCCTGGCCCTGGCTGGATCGACTGCTGTTGGTGGGTTCGCCGCTGGTGGCGTTGTTATATGCCGCAGGGCCTGCGCTTAACCCCAATGTCTGGGTGGGCCTGCTGTTCGCGATGCTGGCGGCGGGGCATCTGGTGCGACTGGTGCGCTGGCATGACCGGGCACTCTGGCACGTACCGTTGCTGTGGTCGCTGCACCTGGCCTATGGCTGGTTGGCGGTGGCGTGTCTCGGGATGGCGCTGTGGCATTTCGGCGCGCCGATCAATCCGAGCCTGGCGGTGCATTGCCTGACGATCGGTGCCATGGGCGGTCTGGTGCTGGCGATGATCGCCCGAGTCAGCCTCGGGCATACCGGCCGTGCGCTCGAACCGCCGTCGGGGATGACCCTGGCGTTCATCTTGCTCAATCTGGCGTGCCTGAGCCGGGTTGTGTTGATCGAGTTCTTTCCCTTGCCGGCATTGTGGCTGGCCGGTCTGTGCTGGGCGTTGGCATTTGCGCTGTACGCCTGGCGCTATGGGCCGATGCTGCTGCGGACCCGGGTCGACGGTCATCCGGGATGA
- a CDS encoding Crp/Fnr family transcriptional regulator has protein sequence MVLHRVHHQILRSHHLFEPLNEEQLDELMSTSHLLSIDKGEPLFRQGEPADSFYFIIAGAVKIYRLTPDGQEKVFEVISDRQTFAEAMMLMDTPNYVASAEAICPTQLYRLSNSTYMRLLQSNSRLTFALLGKLCVRLHQRVNEIETLSLKNATHRVVRYLLTQLVRQQTVDSQFELPMAKQLIAGHLSIQPETFSRIIRRLIDENIITQDGRQIAILDRLRLEQFE, from the coding sequence ATGGTGCTTCATCGCGTCCATCACCAGATTCTGCGCAGTCATCACTTGTTCGAGCCGTTGAATGAAGAACAGCTGGATGAATTGATGAGTACCAGCCACTTGCTGAGCATCGACAAAGGCGAGCCATTGTTCCGTCAAGGTGAGCCGGCAGATTCGTTCTATTTCATCATTGCCGGCGCGGTGAAAATCTACCGGCTGACACCCGATGGGCAGGAGAAAGTGTTCGAGGTCATCAGCGATCGACAAACCTTCGCCGAGGCGATGATGCTGATGGACACCCCAAACTATGTGGCCTCGGCCGAAGCGATCTGCCCCACCCAGCTCTACCGGTTATCCAACAGCACCTACATGCGCCTGCTGCAGAGCAATAGCCGGCTGACCTTTGCACTGCTGGGCAAGCTCTGCGTTCGCTTGCATCAACGGGTCAACGAAATCGAAACCCTGTCATTGAAAAACGCCACCCACCGGGTCGTGCGTTATCTGCTGACGCAACTGGTACGCCAGCAAACCGTAGACAGCCAATTCGAGCTGCCGATGGCCAAGCAACTGATTGCCGGGCATCTGTCGATCCAGCCGGAAACCTTTTCGCGGATTATCCGCCGCTTGATCGATGAAAACATCATCACCCAGGACGGCCGTCAGATCGCCATTCTGGATCGTCTGCGCCTGGAACAGTTCGAGTGA